One genomic segment of Pedobacter endophyticus includes these proteins:
- a CDS encoding outer membrane beta-barrel protein, with the protein MKKLLLSASVILLATGAFAQTTMTGSDARFGIKAGVNLSRFHASDFDGSTTYNDNMKDNVGFNVTAFADFGVGNNFFIQPGVSLQNKGAKFESTDVTTIGNTTTTTVATNKTNLMAIEVPINAVFRIPTGSAGAVQISAGPYVGFNISGKNKREGSITTLNTTSNTSTVANSSSEDDLSFGSAADKNYASTEFGANFGLAYRTNSGFLVGANYGLGLTNLVPKDARSGDGKLTNRVLGFSVGYSF; encoded by the coding sequence ATGAAAAAGTTACTATTAAGCGCATCGGTTATCTTGTTGGCAACTGGCGCTTTCGCACAAACAACAATGACAGGCTCTGATGCAAGATTTGGTATTAAGGCAGGTGTAAACTTATCGAGGTTCCATGCCAGCGATTTTGATGGAAGCACAACTTACAACGACAACATGAAAGACAATGTTGGGTTTAACGTTACTGCTTTTGCCGATTTTGGTGTAGGAAACAATTTCTTTATCCAGCCGGGAGTTTCGCTACAAAACAAGGGTGCCAAATTCGAATCGACAGATGTGACTACAATTGGCAACACCACAACAACAACTGTTGCAACAAATAAAACCAATTTAATGGCTATTGAGGTTCCAATTAATGCGGTTTTCAGAATTCCAACTGGTAGCGCCGGTGCAGTTCAAATTTCTGCTGGTCCGTATGTTGGCTTTAACATTTCTGGAAAAAACAAAAGAGAAGGATCAATTACAACACTTAACACGACCTCGAATACTTCAACTGTAGCGAACTCTTCAAGCGAAGATGATTTATCATTCGGTTCTGCGGCAGACAAAAACTATGCAAGTACCGAATTTGGCGCTAATTTCGGTTTAGCGTACCGTACAAATTCTGGTTTCTTAGTAGGTGCTAACTATGGTTTAGGATTGACGAATTTAGTTCCGAAAGACGCTAGATCTGGTGATGGCAAGTTAACTAACCGTGTTTTAGGTTTCTCAGTTGGTTATTCATTCTAA
- a CDS encoding asparagine synthetase B, which produces MDEDQKNHLKAYGIAYWTISKQVEVDWLLNYRGGSFLIKYNKTVEDELKIRGVSYDVMADGKVISLLNEISDPSVNMEMVKLEKTPKIAVYSPKSKLPWDDAVTLVLTYAEIPYDVIYDDDILQDKLSKYDWLHLHHEDFTGQFGRFWANFRYASWYQEDVKNQEALAKKMGFKKVSEMKLSVAKHIKEYCAGGGFLFAMCSGTDSFDIALAADGVDICAQMFDGDAADPNAQSKMDFNKTLAFQNFKLDTNPMNYEFSDIDVTQYRTLTKTNDYFTLFDFSAKWDLVPTMLTQNHDKVIKGFMGQTTAFKKDLIKTSVTVLGENKGAAEVRYLHGEIGKGQFTFYGGHDPEDYQHAVGDPPTDLNLHPNSPGYRLILNNVLFPAAKKKPQKT; this is translated from the coding sequence ATGGATGAAGATCAGAAAAACCACCTAAAAGCATACGGCATCGCCTATTGGACCATTAGTAAGCAGGTGGAGGTAGATTGGCTGTTAAACTACCGCGGCGGAAGTTTTTTAATTAAGTACAATAAAACCGTTGAGGATGAATTAAAGATAAGGGGCGTTTCTTATGATGTTATGGCAGATGGAAAAGTGATTTCATTATTAAACGAAATCAGCGATCCGTCGGTTAATATGGAAATGGTAAAACTAGAGAAAACGCCGAAAATTGCGGTTTATTCACCAAAAAGTAAATTGCCCTGGGATGATGCCGTGACGCTGGTTTTAACTTATGCCGAGATACCTTACGATGTGATTTACGATGACGATATTTTGCAGGATAAGCTCAGCAAATATGATTGGCTGCATTTACATCATGAAGATTTTACCGGCCAGTTTGGGCGTTTCTGGGCAAACTTCAGGTATGCTAGCTGGTACCAGGAAGATGTAAAAAATCAGGAGGCTTTAGCAAAGAAGATGGGCTTTAAAAAAGTTTCAGAAATGAAACTTTCGGTAGCAAAACATATTAAGGAATACTGTGCCGGTGGCGGCTTTTTGTTTGCAATGTGCTCTGGAACGGACAGTTTCGATATTGCCCTGGCTGCCGATGGCGTAGATATTTGTGCTCAAATGTTTGATGGCGATGCCGCAGATCCTAACGCACAATCGAAAATGGATTTCAATAAAACACTGGCCTTTCAGAATTTTAAACTGGATACGAACCCTATGAACTACGAATTTTCGGATATTGACGTTACCCAGTACAGAACACTTACGAAAACGAACGATTACTTTACGCTGTTCGATTTTTCGGCAAAATGGGATCTGGTTCCCACCATGCTTACCCAAAACCACGATAAAGTAATTAAAGGATTTATGGGCCAAACAACGGCCTTCAAAAAAGACCTCATCAAAACCAGTGTAACTGTTTTGGGCGAAAACAAAGGAGCGGCTGAAGTTCGTTATTTACATGGCGAAATTGGAAAAGGGCAATTTACCTTTTACGGAGGTCACGATCCGGAAGATTATCAACATGCCGTGGGCGACCCACCAACCGATTTGAACCTGCACCCTAATTCGCCAGGTTACCGCTTAATTTTAAATAATGTATTGTTTCCGGCAGCGAAAAAGAAACCACAAAAAACATAG
- a CDS encoding peptidylprolyl isomerase: protein MSKAIIKTEKGDMTVEFFEQDAPKAVANFKKLANEGFYDGVTFHRVIPDFMVQTGCPNSKEGATGMPGTGGPGYKIDCELTGENQYHDRGVLSMAHAGRNTGGSQFFICHSRTNTAHLDRNHTVFGKAVENVDLVDDIRQGDKILGIEIID, encoded by the coding sequence ATGAGTAAAGCAATAATTAAAACCGAAAAAGGTGATATGACTGTTGAGTTCTTCGAACAAGATGCTCCGAAAGCAGTTGCAAACTTTAAAAAATTAGCCAACGAAGGCTTTTACGACGGTGTAACTTTTCACCGTGTAATTCCTGATTTTATGGTTCAAACCGGCTGTCCAAATTCAAAAGAAGGTGCAACCGGAATGCCGGGCACAGGTGGCCCAGGCTACAAGATCGATTGCGAATTAACTGGCGAAAACCAATATCACGATCGTGGCGTATTGTCAATGGCACATGCAGGTCGCAATACCGGAGGTTCTCAGTTTTTCATTTGCCACAGCAGAACAAACACTGCGCACTTAGATCGCAACCATACTGTTTTTGGAAAAGCCGTTGAAAATGTAGATCTTGTTGACGACATCCGTCAGGGAGATAAAATTTTAGGAATCGAAATTATTGATTAA